Proteins from a single region of Streptomyces sp. HUAS 15-9:
- a CDS encoding DUF3492 domain-containing protein codes for MRIGLLTEGGYPYLSGDARLWCDRLVRGLGQHEFDIYALSRSRQQEDEGWIPLPPQVSRVRTAPLWTAEDDGVVHGRRARRRFADCYGELVTAVCAGSDDQADRFASALYGLAELARDEGGLVGALRSETALRALEHACRAPGAPRTAREARVPDLLAVAAHLERGLRPLSLDWYEDDGLGSVDLCHATAGGAAALPGLLARHFSGVPLLVTEYGVRLRSHYLASAEAAPAVRALLASFHGRLAAEVYTRAAILTPGNAHARRWQEHCGADRTRIRTVYPGMEASRFAEVGESADRAEPGTLVWVGRVEPAKDLVSLLHAFAEVRKEEPKARLRVVGAPAGAEGEAYLGHCRALAAQLFPDEAEGVHAVGDNPVSFEEIGEPDAPTLADVYASGAVTVLSSVVEGFPISLVEAMFCGRATVSTDVGAVVEVIGGTGLVVPPRNPRALAEACVALLRDPERRERLGAAARARALELFTVEQNIAAFHGIYLEILSHCPVRRVVLGETGEHLPFAVPAEAHLPGRWTGSASRVLARGGPAWASGPPVRATPLTATEGAR; via the coding sequence GTGCGCATCGGACTGCTTACGGAGGGTGGCTATCCGTATCTGAGCGGTGATGCCAGGCTCTGGTGCGACCGGCTCGTGCGCGGGCTCGGGCAGCACGAGTTCGACATCTACGCGCTCAGCCGTAGCCGGCAACAGGAGGACGAGGGCTGGATCCCGCTCCCTCCGCAGGTCAGCCGGGTCCGCACGGCCCCGCTGTGGACCGCCGAGGACGACGGGGTGGTACATGGGCGGCGCGCGCGCCGGCGCTTCGCCGACTGCTACGGAGAACTCGTCACAGCGGTCTGTGCCGGATCGGACGACCAGGCGGACCGTTTCGCCAGTGCGTTGTACGGGCTCGCGGAACTCGCGCGCGACGAGGGCGGACTGGTCGGCGCGCTCCGCTCCGAAACCGCCCTGCGCGCGCTGGAACACGCCTGCCGCGCACCCGGCGCACCGCGCACGGCGCGCGAGGCCCGCGTGCCGGATCTGCTCGCCGTCGCCGCGCACCTCGAACGCGGCCTGCGCCCGCTGTCTCTCGACTGGTACGAGGACGACGGCCTCGGCTCGGTCGACCTGTGCCATGCGACCGCCGGCGGCGCGGCGGCGCTGCCCGGACTGCTCGCCCGTCACTTCTCCGGCGTACCGCTGCTGGTGACCGAGTACGGCGTGCGTCTGCGCTCGCACTACCTGGCCTCCGCCGAGGCCGCTCCCGCCGTGCGCGCGCTGCTCGCCTCCTTCCACGGCAGGCTCGCCGCCGAGGTCTACACCCGGGCCGCGATCCTCACACCGGGCAACGCGCACGCCCGCCGCTGGCAGGAGCACTGCGGCGCGGACCGCACCAGGATCCGCACGGTCTACCCGGGCATGGAGGCGTCCCGCTTCGCCGAGGTGGGCGAGTCCGCCGACCGCGCCGAACCCGGCACGCTGGTGTGGGTCGGCCGGGTCGAACCCGCCAAGGACCTGGTGTCCCTGCTGCATGCCTTCGCCGAGGTCCGCAAGGAGGAGCCCAAGGCACGGCTGCGCGTCGTCGGAGCGCCGGCCGGCGCCGAGGGCGAGGCGTACCTGGGCCACTGCCGGGCGCTCGCCGCGCAACTCTTCCCGGACGAGGCAGAGGGCGTGCACGCAGTCGGCGACAACCCGGTCTCCTTCGAGGAGATCGGAGAGCCCGACGCCCCGACCCTCGCCGACGTGTACGCCTCCGGCGCCGTGACCGTCCTGTCCAGCGTTGTCGAGGGCTTCCCGATCAGCCTGGTCGAGGCCATGTTCTGCGGCCGCGCGACGGTGTCCACGGACGTCGGCGCCGTCGTCGAGGTCATCGGCGGCACGGGACTCGTCGTGCCGCCGCGCAATCCGCGGGCGCTCGCCGAGGCGTGCGTGGCACTGCTGCGCGATCCCGAGCGCCGTGAGCGCCTGGGCGCCGCCGCCCGTGCCCGGGCGCTCGAACTGTTCACCGTCGAGCAGAACATCGCGGCATTTCACGGCATTTACCTGGAGATCCTCTCGCACTGCCCGGTCCGCCGGGTCGTCCTCGGCGAGACCGGCGAACACCTCCCGTTCGCCGTCCCGGCCGAGGCCCATCTCCCCGGGCGCTGGACCGGTTCCGCGTCCCGCGTCCTGGCGCGCGGCGGCCCCGCCTGGGCCTCCGGCCCACCGGTGCGAGCCACCCCCCTGACGGCCACGGAGGGAGCCCGATGA
- a CDS encoding NAD-dependent epimerase/dehydratase family protein: MRVLLIGANGYLGRFVADRLLADPAVQLTALGRGDDADVRFDLACGSPGALTRFLDAVHPGVVVNCAGATRGGARELTRHNTVAVATVCEALRRSGCGARLVQIGCSAEYGPSQPGSSTAEDAVPRPGGPYGVSKLAATELVLGSGLDAVVLRVFSPAGPGTPAGSPLGRLAEAMRRAMQCGDGELKLGGLGVQRDFVDVRDVARAVHAASLSAAQGVINIGSGRAVRLRDAAAVLARVAGYGGALHELDGPPGPLRASIGHPRADSDHAPVAFPYPDGCGSWQQADVRTARDRLGWRPRINLEESLADIWMEAACRI, encoded by the coding sequence ATGAGGGTTCTGCTGATCGGAGCCAACGGCTACCTCGGCCGCTTCGTCGCCGACCGTCTGCTCGCCGACCCGGCCGTCCAGCTCACCGCGCTCGGCCGCGGCGACGACGCCGACGTCCGCTTCGACCTCGCGTGCGGCAGCCCCGGCGCACTCACCCGCTTCCTCGACGCGGTGCACCCCGGCGTCGTCGTCAACTGCGCCGGAGCCACCCGCGGCGGCGCCCGCGAACTCACCCGGCACAACACCGTCGCCGTCGCCACCGTCTGCGAGGCCCTGCGCCGCAGCGGCTGCGGCGCCCGTCTGGTGCAGATCGGCTGCAGCGCCGAGTACGGCCCCAGCCAGCCCGGCTCCTCCACGGCCGAGGACGCCGTCCCCCGCCCCGGCGGTCCGTACGGCGTCAGCAAGCTCGCCGCCACCGAACTCGTCCTGGGCTCGGGTCTGGACGCCGTGGTCCTCCGCGTGTTCTCGCCCGCCGGCCCCGGCACTCCGGCCGGCTCCCCGCTCGGCCGTCTCGCCGAGGCGATGCGCCGCGCCATGCAGTGCGGCGACGGTGAGCTCAAGCTCGGCGGCCTGGGCGTCCAGCGCGACTTCGTCGACGTCCGCGACGTGGCCCGCGCCGTGCACGCCGCCTCGCTCTCCGCCGCGCAGGGCGTCATCAACATCGGCTCGGGCCGTGCCGTCCGGCTGCGCGACGCCGCCGCCGTTCTCGCCCGTGTCGCCGGATACGGCGGTGCCCTGCACGAACTCGACGGACCACCCGGACCCCTGAGGGCATCCATCGGCCACCCGCGCGCCGACTCCGACCACGCCCCGGTCGCATTCCCGTACCCCGACGGCTGTGGCAGCTGGCAGCAGGCCGACGTGCGCACCGCACGCGACCGGCTCGGCTGGCGGCCCCGCATCAACCTCGAAGAGTCCCTCGCCGACATCTGGATGGAGGCGGCATGCCGCATCTGA
- a CDS encoding spherulation-specific family 4 protein, which yields MPHLTSTKPGTAGTLARTGFGIPGFAHPLVAPMEWGELTRPGTPLHWVVLNVSGGGPGTRPDPHCLEAAGRLRNAGVRVLGHLDTIHGARAHADLLSDAHRYHDWYRVDGFLLDRCPGERTAFPEVRRTVEALRAVRADAHVVLGHGTHPHPGYAASADQLVTFSGSWADYRWSQVAEWTTDYPPDRFCHFVHGVPRGHLDEALRIARWQGAATIYFTDRTDRGGRADPWETMPGYWDEIVSRIGTGVSE from the coding sequence ATGCCGCATCTGACCAGCACCAAACCTGGCACCGCGGGCACCCTCGCCCGCACCGGCTTCGGCATCCCCGGATTTGCGCATCCCCTGGTCGCCCCCATGGAGTGGGGCGAGCTCACCCGTCCGGGCACGCCCCTGCACTGGGTCGTCCTCAATGTGTCGGGCGGCGGTCCCGGCACGCGCCCCGACCCGCACTGCCTGGAGGCGGCCGGCCGGCTGCGCAACGCCGGCGTCCGTGTCCTCGGTCACCTCGACACCATCCACGGCGCCCGCGCCCACGCGGACCTGCTCTCGGACGCGCACCGGTACCACGACTGGTACCGGGTCGACGGCTTCCTCCTCGACCGCTGCCCCGGTGAGCGCACCGCGTTCCCCGAGGTCCGCCGCACCGTCGAGGCGCTGCGCGCGGTCCGCGCCGACGCCCACGTCGTCCTCGGCCACGGCACCCACCCGCACCCGGGCTACGCCGCGAGCGCCGACCAGTTGGTGACCTTCTCCGGCTCCTGGGCCGACTACCGCTGGTCGCAGGTGGCCGAGTGGACCACGGACTACCCGCCTGACCGCTTCTGCCACTTCGTGCACGGCGTGCCCCGCGGCCATCTCGACGAGGCGCTGCGCATCGCCCGCTGGCAGGGTGCGGCGACGATCTACTTCACCGACCGCACCGATCGTGGCGGCCGGGCCGACCCCTGGGAGACCATGCCCGGCTACTGGGACGAAATCGTCTCGCGGATCGGAACGGGTGTCTCGGAATGA
- the moeZ gene encoding adenylyltransferase/sulfurtransferase MoeZ translates to MSLPPLVEPASELTVDEVRRYSRHLIIPDVGMDGQKRLKNAKVLCVGAGGLGSPALMYMAAAGVGTLGIVEFDEVDESNLQRQIIHSQSDIGRSKAESARDTVKGINPYVNVILHEERLEADNVMDIFSQYDLIVDGTDNFATRYLVNDACVLLNKPYVWGSIYRFDGQASVFWSEHGPCYRCLYPEPPPPGMVPSCAEGGVLGVLCASIGSIQVNEAIKLLAGIGEPLVGRLMIYDALEMQYRQVKVRKDPNCAVCGENPTVTELIDYEAFCGVVSEEAQEAAAGSTITPKQLKEWIDDGENIDIIDVREPNEYEIVSIPGARLIPKNEFLAGTALEALPQDKKIVLHCKTGVRSAEVLAVLKSAGFADAVHVGGGVIGWVNQIEPNKPVY, encoded by the coding sequence GTGTCGTTGCCACCCCTGGTCGAGCCAGCCTCTGAGCTCACCGTAGACGAGGTCCGCAGGTACTCCCGCCACCTGATCATCCCCGATGTCGGGATGGACGGGCAGAAGCGGCTGAAGAACGCCAAGGTGCTCTGTGTGGGTGCCGGCGGCCTGGGTTCGCCGGCGCTGATGTACATGGCCGCGGCCGGCGTGGGCACGCTCGGCATCGTGGAGTTCGACGAGGTCGACGAGTCGAACCTGCAGCGCCAGATCATCCACAGCCAGTCCGACATCGGCCGCTCCAAGGCGGAGTCCGCCCGGGACACGGTCAAGGGCATCAACCCGTACGTGAACGTGATCCTTCACGAGGAGCGGCTCGAGGCCGACAACGTGATGGACATCTTCAGCCAGTACGACCTGATCGTCGACGGCACGGACAACTTCGCGACCCGCTACCTGGTCAACGACGCCTGCGTGCTGCTGAACAAGCCGTACGTGTGGGGCTCGATCTACCGTTTCGACGGCCAGGCGTCCGTCTTCTGGTCGGAGCACGGCCCCTGCTACCGCTGCCTCTACCCGGAGCCCCCGCCCCCCGGCATGGTTCCCTCCTGCGCCGAGGGCGGCGTCCTCGGCGTGCTGTGCGCGTCCATCGGCTCCATCCAGGTCAACGAAGCCATCAAGCTGCTCGCCGGCATCGGTGAGCCGCTGGTCGGCCGACTGATGATCTACGACGCCCTGGAGATGCAGTACCGCCAGGTGAAGGTCCGCAAGGACCCGAACTGCGCGGTCTGCGGCGAGAACCCGACCGTCACCGAGCTCATCGACTACGAGGCCTTCTGCGGTGTCGTGTCCGAGGAGGCCCAGGAGGCGGCCGCCGGTTCGACGATCACTCCCAAGCAGCTCAAGGAGTGGATCGACGACGGCGAGAACATCGACATCATCGATGTCCGCGAGCCGAACGAGTACGAGATCGTGTCCATCCCGGGCGCCCGGCTGATCCCGAAGAACGAGTTCCTGGCGGGCACCGCCCTGGAGGCCCTCCCGCAGGACAAGAAGATCGTCCTGCACTGCAAGACGGGTGTCCGCAGTGCGGAAGTCCTCGCTGTGCTGAAGTCCGCGGGCTTCGCGGACGCCGTGCACGTCGGCGGCGGCGTGATCGGCTGGGTCAACCAGATCGAGCCGAACAAGCCGGTCTACTAG
- a CDS encoding alpha/beta hydrolase: MSRFARWTATVAAAVLVAGCSGGSSGGSGDEGKGRSDRPSASPTATSAALPASLTAQKLAWGGCKATGDSPAPNADWRCATLKVPLDWAKPDGETIGLALIRAKATGDDRIGSLLFNFGGPGGSGVSMMPYYAATVSKLRQRYDLVSWDPRGVGASEGIRCRGDREIQSAEAVDATPDTPAEEQAYFQDATDFGKGCEKAAGKLMAHVSTTDTARDMDLMRQVLGDTKMHYFGISYGTELGGVYAHLFPRNVGRLILDAVVDPSADAVGHAENQARGFQRALDDYLKSTGQDPKQGSRKIVNLLDRIDAKPLPTSSGRKLTQTLAVTGIVLPLYSEASWPTLTSALKAAEQGDGSKLLSLADNYNERDSAGHYGTTTHAQRVISCLDDKQRPTLTETKKLLPEFEKISPVFGDFLGWDTAGWCHDWPVPGQYDTPEVSAPGAAPILLVGNTGDPATPYEGARRMADELGKGVGVELTWKGEGHGAYGNGSDCVDSTVNAYLVDGTVPEDGKVCS, from the coding sequence ATGTCACGTTTCGCACGATGGACGGCCACGGTCGCAGCAGCGGTGCTGGTGGCCGGTTGCAGCGGCGGATCGTCCGGCGGAAGCGGGGACGAGGGCAAGGGCCGGTCCGATAGGCCGTCGGCGTCACCGACCGCCACGTCCGCCGCCCTGCCCGCCTCGCTCACGGCGCAGAAGCTCGCCTGGGGCGGCTGCAAGGCCACGGGAGACTCCCCGGCGCCGAACGCCGACTGGCGGTGCGCCACGCTCAAGGTGCCGCTGGACTGGGCGAAGCCGGACGGCGAGACGATCGGCCTGGCACTGATCCGTGCCAAGGCCACCGGGGACGACCGCATCGGCTCGCTGCTGTTCAACTTCGGCGGTCCGGGCGGCTCGGGCGTGTCGATGATGCCGTACTACGCGGCCACGGTCTCCAAGCTGCGCCAGCGGTATGACCTGGTGAGCTGGGACCCGCGCGGGGTCGGGGCGAGCGAGGGCATCCGCTGCCGCGGCGACCGGGAGATCCAGTCCGCCGAGGCGGTGGACGCCACCCCGGACACGCCGGCGGAGGAACAGGCCTACTTCCAGGACGCCACCGACTTCGGCAAGGGCTGCGAGAAGGCCGCCGGGAAGCTGATGGCGCATGTGTCGACGACCGACACGGCCCGCGACATGGATCTGATGCGCCAGGTCCTCGGCGACACCAAGATGCACTACTTCGGCATCTCCTACGGCACCGAACTGGGCGGTGTGTACGCCCACTTGTTCCCCAGGAACGTGGGGCGGCTGATCCTGGACGCGGTGGTCGACCCCAGCGCCGACGCGGTGGGCCACGCCGAGAACCAGGCCCGGGGCTTTCAGCGGGCCCTGGATGACTACCTCAAGTCCACGGGCCAGGACCCGAAGCAGGGCTCGCGGAAGATCGTGAACCTGCTGGACCGGATCGACGCCAAGCCGCTCCCGACGTCGTCCGGGCGCAAGCTGACACAGACTCTCGCGGTCACCGGAATCGTCCTGCCGCTGTACAGCGAGGCCAGCTGGCCGACGCTCACCAGCGCCCTGAAGGCCGCCGAGCAGGGTGACGGTTCGAAGCTACTGTCGCTCGCCGACAACTACAACGAGCGCGACTCCGCAGGGCACTACGGCACGACCACCCATGCACAACGGGTCATATCGTGCCTGGACGACAAGCAGCGGCCCACGCTGACGGAGACGAAGAAGCTGCTGCCGGAGTTCGAGAAGATCTCGCCGGTGTTCGGGGACTTCCTGGGCTGGGACACGGCCGGCTGGTGCCACGACTGGCCGGTGCCCGGGCAGTACGACACCCCGGAGGTCAGCGCGCCGGGTGCGGCGCCGATCCTGCTGGTCGGCAACACCGGGGACCCGGCGACGCCGTACGAGGGCGCCCGCAGGATGGCGGACGAGCTGGGCAAGGGTGTCGGTGTGGAGCTCACCTGGAAGGGCGAGGGACACGGGGCCTACGGCAACGGGAGCGACTGCGTCGACTCGACGGTGAACGCGTATCTGGTCGACGGGACGGTGCCCGAGGACGGCAAGGTCTGCTCGTAG